CGCTTCACAACGATGGACCCTGGACAGTTGTTAAAGGCGTGGCGAACACAGCCACCAACGAGTGGACGACAGCCGAACACAAGTTTCGAGTGGCTAGTGTAACCAAAACCTTTACCGCGGTGATGGTGCTCATCTTGGCGGATAGGGGAGAGTTGGGCTTAGACGATACTGTGGGCAACTACCTTCTCAATGTGCCAAACGGTGACCAAATTACTGTCAGAATGCTTCTCAACCATACCTCAGGAATAAGAGATGAAGATCCTGACGGAGAGTTGCGACGGGCACTCCGCGAAGAGCCGCTGCGTAAGTGGACGCCCTGGGAAGTGTTCAACACCTATACAGGAGGCAAACCCCAGGGAAGCCCTGGCATGGAGTATGAATACTCCAATGCCGGCTACGTTCTGGCCGGGATATTGATCGAGGAAATTGCCGGAAAAACAGTACAGGAGTTTCTTGAAGAAAGCATAACAGGACCCCTTGAGCTCAATAACACCTACTTTCCCGAAGGCCCAACCATACGTGAACCTCACGCGCACGGTTACGACGGCGATAAGGATGTCACCCATTCAGATTTATCGTGGGACTTCACGGCCGGTGCAATGGTATCGTCTGCCGGTGACCTTTACAAATGGGCAAGAGCATTCAGCTTAGGATACCTGCTGTCACCTGAAATGTTTGCTGAACAAAAAAGATGGATCGAATTACCAAAAGGACGCGGCGAAATTAAGGGCGGCCTGGGAATGGTAAACCTTTTCGGATGGCTTGGGCATAGCGGCGGTAATATCGGTTGGCTGGCGAATATGTACTACCAGCCTGAGCAGGATGCTGCCTTAGTAGTTCTAATGAATAAGTTGAGCAATGACGGTTCTGACCTGCTGGCGGGGCAGCAGGCTTTTGCCCGTGTTGCTGATGTCCTGGTTCCGGGATCCATCCCTCTTTGGTATCTTGAAGCTGTAATGCCCTAAAAGGAGCACCCCGCTCAAAAACCCTTGACCAGTTCTTCTTAGCCGCCGCCATTCGCCAGGGCTGCGGCGGCCGCCTTCAGCCGTCCTCAGCCCGTCATGCCCGGCTACGAGTTACCCAGCTTCGACGTAGGGCGCGTGATGGCAGTCGCCGATGTTTCCCAAAAATAAAGCTCGATCCATGCCATAATAAGAAACACAGTGATTCCGGAATGTTGCGAAAAAGAGCCAGCCGGTAAAAGCTGTGCTGTTTGCGCCCATTCTGTTGGCAACGCCAACACTTTTACTAATGGCAGAG
This genomic stretch from Desulfonatronovibrio magnus harbors:
- a CDS encoding serine hydrolase domain-containing protein, which translates into the protein MFFCRYGLFWGTRTVMPFPFSPSRYWMFLLVLLFISSGCGGGSGSSHDETRQKVNDALDKVMVDNNIPGLVAKTSLHNDGPWTVVKGVANTATNEWTTAEHKFRVASVTKTFTAVMVLILADRGELGLDDTVGNYLLNVPNGDQITVRMLLNHTSGIRDEDPDGELRRALREEPLRKWTPWEVFNTYTGGKPQGSPGMEYEYSNAGYVLAGILIEEIAGKTVQEFLEESITGPLELNNTYFPEGPTIREPHAHGYDGDKDVTHSDLSWDFTAGAMVSSAGDLYKWARAFSLGYLLSPEMFAEQKRWIELPKGRGEIKGGLGMVNLFGWLGHSGGNIGWLANMYYQPEQDAALVVLMNKLSNDGSDLLAGQQAFARVADVLVPGSIPLWYLEAVMP